The following proteins are co-located in the Halostella salina genome:
- a CDS encoding ATPase domain-containing protein, producing MSRTGRLSTGVAGLDEILQGGFIPDRSYMLRGPAGSGKTILGLHFLAAGIDDGETALFINLEEDLDDLRANAAALGFDTEPIEFLDLSPSADVFTEDQSYEVFSASEVEQEPLTGKIVDAVSETDPDRVVVDPVTQLRYLTSGDYQFRKQVVGFMRFLKDQGATVAFTVQDTDSLPTDDLEFITDGTIRLDNTPYGKTIRAPKFRGSATRSGEHAYRVTDDGIEVYPALEPSRHDREFRSEQISSGVPEVDELLHGGIARGTVSVISGPTGVGKTTLGTQFMKEAAGRGERSVIYLFEENRETFLARSKAVNIPVDEMIERGSLQVREIEPIDRSPQEFARMVRDEVETEGADIVMVDGLAGYRLTLSGDDETLLQRLHRLGRYLKNMGVTTVFIDETRNITGEFTATEDNISYLADNIVFLRHLELQGELRKAIAVLKKRTSDFERTLREYEITEHGIKVGEPLTGMRNILSGTPELVDEDRPSDR from the coding sequence ATGTCACGGACCGGCCGGCTGTCGACGGGCGTTGCGGGCTTGGACGAGATCCTTCAGGGCGGATTCATCCCCGACCGGAGCTACATGCTCCGGGGACCGGCCGGGAGCGGCAAGACGATCCTCGGCCTGCACTTCCTGGCGGCGGGGATAGACGACGGCGAAACGGCGCTGTTCATCAATCTGGAGGAGGACCTCGACGACCTGCGGGCAAACGCCGCGGCGCTCGGGTTCGACACGGAGCCGATCGAGTTTCTGGACCTGAGTCCGTCGGCGGACGTGTTCACGGAGGACCAGTCCTACGAGGTGTTCAGCGCCTCCGAGGTCGAACAGGAGCCGCTCACCGGAAAGATAGTCGACGCTGTGTCCGAGACCGACCCCGACCGGGTCGTCGTCGACCCGGTGACGCAGCTCCGGTATCTCACGTCCGGCGACTACCAGTTCCGCAAGCAGGTCGTCGGGTTCATGCGCTTCCTCAAGGACCAGGGGGCGACCGTCGCGTTCACCGTTCAGGACACCGACAGCCTGCCGACGGACGACCTGGAGTTCATCACTGACGGGACGATCCGGCTCGACAATACGCCGTACGGGAAGACGATCCGGGCACCGAAGTTCCGCGGGTCGGCGACCCGGAGCGGCGAACACGCCTACCGGGTCACGGACGACGGCATCGAGGTGTACCCCGCGCTGGAGCCGAGCCGCCACGACCGGGAGTTCCGATCCGAACAGATCTCATCCGGGGTGCCCGAGGTCGACGAACTCCTTCACGGCGGTATCGCGCGGGGAACGGTCAGCGTCATCAGCGGGCCCACCGGCGTCGGCAAGACGACGCTCGGGACGCAGTTCATGAAGGAGGCCGCCGGGCGCGGCGAGCGGTCGGTGATCTACCTGTTCGAGGAGAACCGGGAGACGTTCCTCGCTCGCTCGAAGGCGGTCAACATCCCGGTCGACGAGATGATCGAACGCGGGAGCCTGCAGGTGCGGGAGATCGAACCGATCGACCGGTCGCCACAGGAGTTCGCCCGGATGGTGCGCGACGAGGTCGAAACGGAGGGCGCGGACATCGTCATGGTCGACGGACTGGCCGGCTATCGGCTGACCCTGAGCGGGGACGACGAGACGTTGCTCCAGCGACTCCACAGGCTGGGCCGCTACCTCAAGAACATGGGCGTCACGACGGTGTTCATCGACGAGACGCGGAACATCACCGGGGAGTTCACCGCGACCGAGGACAACATCAGCTACCTCGCGGACAACATCGTGTTCCTGCGGCATCTCGAACTCCAGGGCGAACTGCGGAAGGCGATCGCCGTGCTGAAAAAGCGCACCAGCGACTTCGAGCGCACGCTCCGCGAGTACGAGATCACCGAACACGGGATCAAGGTGGGCGAGCCGCTGACGGGGATGCGAAACATCCTGAGCGGCACCCCCGAACTGGTCGACGAGGACCGGCCGTCGGACCGGTAG
- a CDS encoding Rid family detoxifying hydrolase produces the protein MSDTERIRTDDAPSNDNPYSQGVRAGDTLYVSGYGPVDPDTGEEVEGDIETQTEQVLDNIVGVVRAAGGDGLDDVVKVTVYLTDLDDYDRVNAAYGARFPGDPPARVCVEAARLPGDVRVELDAVAYLGE, from the coding sequence ATGAGCGACACCGAACGCATCCGCACGGACGACGCGCCGAGCAACGACAACCCATACTCCCAGGGCGTCCGGGCCGGCGACACGCTGTACGTCTCCGGCTACGGCCCGGTCGACCCGGACACCGGCGAGGAGGTCGAGGGGGACATCGAGACACAGACCGAGCAGGTGCTCGACAACATCGTGGGCGTCGTCAGGGCGGCCGGCGGCGACGGGCTCGACGACGTGGTCAAGGTGACGGTGTATCTCACCGACCTGGACGACTACGACCGCGTCAACGCGGCGTACGGGGCGCGCTTCCCGGGGGATCCGCCGGCGAGGGTCTGCGTCGAAGCCGCCCGGCTCCCCGGCGACGTGCGCGTCGAACTCGACGCGGTCGCGTACCTCGGCGAGTAG
- a CDS encoding PAS domain-containing protein has protein sequence MSPDRDATTADIRSGDDSPAGDEPGVLLFMRPGRDRSLLVDTLGERYEVETTTDVATLETAYDCCIFDAHEFDRVAGTVQSRRDTGEAVFLPFVLLVGEESGNVSKTEAWQYVDDVIELPVKRTALLSRIGNLVERRRTAAELAEREAELERTVEDLKLKERAMDEAPIGITITEPGPGDNPLVYANDQFRELTGYSTGRVGEDCRFLQGEETDPETRATIREAIDSRQSVSVDILNYRKNGQKFWNRLSIAPIHDGDGGVRNFVGFQVDITDRKIRERRLEVLNRVLSHNLRNKMNVIEGYTSMLRSDGDGEPSEYVVEIEKATRELMGLAEAVQKIDAVSAPGESTNPIRLDERLAMLVSAFDDRYPDAAFDVTLPEDGPTEVAVTGLMTAVREAVENAVEHNDDPEPSVEIAVDSRADGWVDIDITDDGPGIPDREVEVLRGGETPLNHADRLGLWLIYWVINKVGGEFDVSTGESRGTTLHLSVPACE, from the coding sequence ATGTCACCGGACAGGGACGCCACGACGGCGGATATCCGATCCGGTGACGACAGCCCGGCCGGCGACGAACCCGGCGTTCTGTTGTTCATGCGGCCCGGCCGGGACCGGAGCCTGCTGGTCGACACGCTCGGGGAACGGTACGAGGTCGAAACGACGACCGACGTGGCGACGCTCGAGACGGCGTACGACTGCTGTATCTTCGACGCCCACGAGTTCGACAGGGTCGCCGGAACCGTCCAGTCCCGGCGCGACACCGGTGAAGCGGTGTTTCTCCCGTTCGTACTGCTTGTGGGGGAGGAGTCGGGCAACGTATCGAAGACGGAGGCGTGGCAGTACGTCGACGACGTCATCGAACTCCCGGTGAAGCGGACGGCGCTGCTCTCCCGTATCGGGAACCTGGTCGAGCGCCGGCGGACCGCCGCCGAACTCGCCGAGCGCGAGGCGGAACTGGAGCGGACGGTCGAGGACCTCAAACTGAAAGAGCGGGCGATGGACGAAGCGCCGATCGGGATCACCATCACCGAACCGGGACCGGGCGACAACCCGCTGGTGTACGCGAACGACCAGTTCAGGGAGCTGACCGGCTACAGCACGGGCAGGGTCGGCGAGGACTGCCGGTTCCTGCAGGGCGAGGAGACGGACCCCGAGACGCGGGCGACGATCCGGGAGGCCATCGACAGCCGTCAGTCGGTTTCGGTCGACATCCTCAACTACCGGAAGAACGGCCAGAAGTTCTGGAACAGGCTCAGCATCGCGCCGATCCACGACGGGGACGGCGGCGTCCGGAACTTCGTCGGCTTTCAGGTCGACATCACCGACCGGAAGATCCGTGAGCGGCGGCTCGAAGTGCTGAACCGGGTCCTCAGCCACAACCTGCGGAACAAGATGAACGTCATCGAGGGGTACACGTCGATGCTTCGCTCCGACGGCGACGGGGAGCCGTCGGAGTACGTCGTCGAGATAGAGAAGGCGACGCGGGAACTCATGGGCCTGGCCGAAGCGGTTCAGAAGATCGACGCGGTGTCCGCGCCGGGGGAGAGCACGAACCCGATCCGCCTCGACGAACGGCTGGCGATGCTGGTGAGCGCCTTCGACGACCGCTATCCGGACGCGGCGTTCGACGTGACGCTCCCCGAGGACGGACCGACCGAGGTCGCCGTGACGGGGCTGATGACGGCCGTCAGGGAGGCGGTCGAGAACGCCGTCGAACACAACGACGACCCCGAGCCGTCGGTCGAGATCGCAGTCGACAGCCGGGCCGACGGCTGGGTCGACATCGACATCACGGACGACGGCCCGGGGATCCCGGACCGGGAGGTGGAGGTCCTCCGCGGCGGCGAGACCCCACTCAACCACGCCGACCGGCTGGGACTCTGGCTCATCTACTGGGTGATCAACAAGGTCGGCGGCGAGTTCGACGTCTCGACCGGCGAGTCCCGTGGCACGACCCTTCACCTTTCGGTCCCCGCGTGCGAGTGA